The stretch of DNA AAATTAAGGGACAACATTACCGAGCTTTTCGGAGCCAGGATATTTAAACCCCACGAACACACCGTAGCCAAATTAAGCCATTATAAGAGATGGCCAGCACCGGGGCTGAGCGCGAAGATCCTCACCTTCCCCGGGACGAACCGAGACATCCCGAGACTGCATTCAGAGAGGCGCAGAAGTGGATCGAGgtgagatgtgtgtgtatataaacagGGGTTATTAACGGGGTTATAAATGTTCTGTTACAGTAGGAGGTTCTGGACTGGAGACTGGGGTTATAAATGTTATATTACAGTAGTGGGTTCTGGAGACCGGGGTTATAAATGTTATATTACAGTAGTGGGTTCTGGAGACCGGGGTTATAAATGTTATATTACAGTAGTGGGTTCTGGAGACCGGGGTTATAAATGTTATATTACAGTAGTGGGTTCTGGAGACCGGGGTTATAAATGTTATATTACAGTAGTGGGTTCTGGAGACCGGGGTTATAAATGTTATATTACAGTAGTGGGTTCTGGAGACCGGGGTTATAAATGTTATATTACAGTAGTGGGTTCTGGAGACCGGGGTTATAAATGTTATATTACAGTAGTGGGTTCTGGAGACCGGGGTTATAAATGTTATATTACAGTAGTGGGTTCTGGAGACCGGGGTTATAAATGTTATATTACAGTAGTGGGTTCTGGAGACCAGGGTTATAAATGTTATATTACAGTAGTGGGTTCTAGAGACCGGGGTTATAAATGTTCTATTGCAGTGGGGGGTTCTGGACTTTAGACCTGGGACTGCGGGGATAGCCTATAAATGTACTCTTGCCCCGTCACCTGTTGTCTCGCAGGGTGTCCGGTTACGGCTTGACTAGAAGGCACAATGTGGGACATTACTGCTGcgtgaggaagtgtgtgtgtgtgtgtgtgtgtgtgtgtgtgtgtgtgtgtgtgtgtgtgtgtgaaacttaAGAGAATATTAGCAAGTAAGGGTTGGAATTTACTAGAATAGTATCTCTCCGTTCCTCTCGGTGGCCATGTTTGGTTTCTCTGAAGACACCGGAGAATAACCCGCTCCCCCCCGAGCGCATGCACCAGAACCCCCCGATCGCATGCCCCAGAACGACGCCTCCCGCAGGCGAGCGCCAGGAGACTCCGGACGGTTGCCATGGCAGTGAAAATGTGGACTGAGTATTCACGCACATGGCTCTCTTGTGACGAATGTTTACAGTCAATCACGTCGTTTCAGTGACGTGTGTGTCGGGGGAGGGTCTTGTTATTGTGAGTAGACCTACAAGGTAACCGGTTTTCCAAACATCTGATTGGTGGACAGCGACTGAGTGAAGGCAGCTAGTTCAACACTTCCTGTCTCAACCAGAGATCATGAGGATGATGATGGGAACGTTGggacccagtttataatagcaataagtcaCCTCTGGGGGTTTGTgggatatggccaatataccacggttaacAGCTGAATCAAGGCACTCCACGTTGTGTCGTGCTCAAGAACAGCCCGAAGCCATAttccacaccccctcgtgccttattgcttagttATAGCATCTATGCTGTTAAGCAAATGTACAGTGGTACTCTACTGGTGCCAGTATAATGCTGTACATTTACAGGGAAACGTTTGATAGGGTAGAACCTGGCTCCTTTTTTAAACCTGGTTAGAACCTCTTTATAACCTGGTTAGAACCTCTTTATAACCTGGTTAGAACCTCTTTATAACCTGGCTAGAACCTTGTTAGAACCTCTTTAGAACATTGTTAGAACCTGGCTAGAACCTCTTTAGAACCTCTTTATAACCTGGTTAGAACCTTGTTAGAACCTCTTTAGAACCTGGCTAAAcccttttaaaaacatttttaaaacctGGTTAGAACCTGGTTAGAACCGCGTTAGAACCTCTTTAGAATATTGTTAGAACCTGGCTAGAACCTCTTTAGAACCTCTTTAGAACCTGCCTAGAACCTCTTTAGAACCTGGCTAGAACCTCATTAGAACCACTTTAGAACCTGATTAGAACCTGGTTAGAACCTCTTTAGAACATTGTTAGAACCTTGCTAGAACCTCATTAGAACCGCTTTAGAACCTGTTTAGAACATGGCTAGGACCTCTTTAGAACCTTGTTAAAACCTCTATATAACCTGGTTATATGATGATGTGTGTTCTCCCCAGGAGGTGACGGGAAAAAGTTTCGGTGAGAAGGACTTCCGGAGCGGCCTGGAGAACGGGATCCTGCTCTGCGAGTGAGTCTGTGACCTCACTTCCGCCTTTGAAATCCCCACATTCCTCTGCTgttccactgtctctctcacacacacacacacacacacacacacttagtgtagtgaagtgtttgtCTGTGTCTCTTCCAGGTTACTGTGTTCCATCAGACCAGGTTTGGTCCAGAAAATCAACCGACTCCCCTCGCCCATCGCTGGACTGGTCAGTACCACTAAATCAAATGGATTTACAAACAACAttctacatcagctgatatctcaaagtgttgtacagaaacccagcctaaaaccacaaacaccaagcaatgcagatgtagaagcacggaggctaggaaaaactccccagaaagGTAGGAACCTAGGaacaaacctagagaggaaccaggctatgaggggtgaccagtcttctactggctgtactgggtagagaggaaccaggctctgaggggtgaccagtcctctattggctgtactgggtagaccagaggaaccaggctctgaggggtgaccagtcctctactggctgtactgggtagagaggaaccaggctctgaggggtgaccagtcctctactggctgtactgggtagagaggaaccaggctctgaggggtggccagtcctctactggctgtactgggtagagaggaaccaggctctgaggggtgaccagtcctctactggctgtactgggtagaccagaggaaccaggctctgaggggtgaccagtcctctactggctgtactgggtagaccagaggaaccaggctctgaggggtgaccagtcctctactggctgtactgggtagaccagaggaaccaggctatgaggggtggccagtcctctactggatctactgggtagagaggaaccaggctctgaggggtggccagtgtcgtgtctttggcatcattaaactgaagactgtttagtttatcaaatcaattccctgtaattattattacgtgattaactaATCAGGtagatgtaattaactaggaagtcggggcaccaaggaaaatattccgtttacaaagttataattttcctaatataactttcagatattttaatatctgattaattagtcttctaattaatgcattattctttacctcacgttagtctcattccaaatgtccaaattgttggttatctgcacgaacccagtcttcactgtgagtcatccatacatcaattgtctcaaacatttatttattaactaactaaataatcacagaaacgcacacacaaacaagtagatatggttacaatgAAATGATAGTGCCCTAgggaatgtgccctagtgggctaaaccggcatggcggcttgttagacaaagggactgagaaggggatgtgccctagtgggctcaaccggcatggcggcttgttagacaaagggactgagaaggggatgtgccctagtgggctcaaccggcatggcggcttgttagacaaagggactgagaaggggatgtgccctagtgggctcaaccggcatggcggcttggtagacaaagggactgagaaggggatgtgccctagtgggctaaaccggcatggcggcttgttagacaaagggactgaaaaggggatgtgccctagtgggctcaaccggcatggcggcttgttagaggAACTGAGAAGGGGATCTGCCCTAGTGGGCtcaaccggcatggcggcttgttagacagagggactgaaaaggggatgtgccctagtgggctcaACCGGTAtggcggcttggtagacaaagggactgagaagggaatgtgccctagtgggctcaACCGGTAtggcggcttggtagacaaagggacTAAGAAgagaatgtgccctagtgggctcaaccggcatggcggcttggtggacaaagggactgagaagggaatgtgccctagtgggctcaaccggcatggcggcttggtagacaaagggactgagaagggaatgtgccctagtgggctcaaccggcatggcggcttggtagacaaagggactgagaaggggatgtgccctagtgggctaaaccggcatggcggcttggtggacaaagggactgagaaggggatgtgccctagtgggctaaaccggcatggcggcttggtggacaaagggactgagaaggggatgtgccctagtgggctaaaccggcatggcggcttggtggacaaagggactGAGAAGGGGATGTGCAcaagtgggctaaaccggcatggcggcttggtagacaaagggactgagaaggggatgtgccctagtgggctaaaccggcatggcggcttggtggacaaagggactGAGGAggggatgtgccctagtgggctaaaccggcatggcggcttgttagacaaagggactgagaaggggatgtgccctagtgggctaaaccggcatggcggcttgttagacagagggactgagaaggggatgtgccctagtgggctaaaccggcatggcggcttggtggacaaagggactgagaagggaatgtgccctagtgggctaaaccggtatggcggcttgttagacagagggactgagaaggggatgtgccctagtgggctaaaccggcatggcggcttgttagacagagggactgagaaggggatgtgccctagtgggctaaaccggcatggcggcttggtaGACAGAGGGATTGAGAAggggatgtgccctagtgggctaaaccggcatggcggcttgttagacagagggactgagaaggggatgtgccctagtgggctaaaccggtatggcggcttgttagacaaagggactgagaaggggatgtgccctagtgggctaaaccggtatcgcggcttggtagacaaagtgACTGAGAAGGGGatgttccctagtgggctaaaccggcatggcggcttggtagacaaagggactgagaaggggatgtgccctagtgggctaaaccggcatggcggcttggtggacaaagggactgagaaggggatgtgccctagtgggctaaaccggcatggcggcttggtggacaaagggactGAGGAggggatgtgccctagtgggctaaaccggcatggcggcttgttagacaaagggactgagaagggaatgtgccctagtgggctaaaccggcatggcggcttgttagacaaagggactgagaagggaatgtgccctagtgggctaaaccggcatggcggcttgttagacagagggactgagaaggggatgtgccctagtgggctaaaccggcatggcggcttggtagacaaagggacTGAGAAGGGCGCGAAAGATAAGACactacaaagttgataattataacaattgaaatgctaatcctttgcacatgaacgctcactcattcgggaataattgcaaccaatatatatatttacgctcagtgtgtcgtcgggatctctgttgaaaagtttgtttctgttggagagtttgtccgccctctctctctctctgccgtggttagaatggatagttcagagtaacattcagccatgttgttatagaatagatgtttcggcggttgtcggtcttcgcattcACGGGTACATAATTTTTAGCGggagactagtaattagtatcgaagagtagctcttattctgtcggatcgatagtctcagattttaaccacgtggtatggttaagaaTTCAGcaatctactcaaaccttagccctctcggttATCGAGGTACGCTGGTctgaaaccttagccctctcggttATCGAGGTACGCTAGTctgaaaccttagccctctcggttATCGAGGTACGCTAGTCTAAAACCTTAGCCCTCACGGTTATCGAGGTACGCTAGTctgaaaccttagccctctcggttATCGAGGTACGCTAGTCggaaaccttagccctctcggttATCGAGGTACGCTAGTctgaaaccttagccctctcggttATCGAGGTACGCTAGTctgaaaccttagccctctcggttATCGAGGTACGCTGGTctgaaaccttagccctctcggttATCGAGGTATGCTGGTCTGAAACCTTAGCCCTCTtggttatcgaggtaagctggtctgaaaccttagccctctcggttATCGAGGTACGCTGGTctgaaaccttagccctctcggttATCGAGGTACGCTAGTctgaaaccttagccctctcggttATCGAGGTACGCTAGTctgaaaccttagccctctcggttATCGAGGTACGCTAGTctgaaaccttagccctctcggttATCGAGGTACGCTAGTctgaaaccttagccctctcggttATCGAGGTACGCTGGTctgaaaccttagccctctcggttATCGAGGTACGCTGGTctgaaaccttagccctctcggttATCGAGGTACGCTGGTctgaaaccttagccctctcggttATCGAGGTACGCTAGTctgaaaccttagccctctcggttATCGAGGTACGCTGGTctgaaaccttagccctctcggttATCGAGGTACGCTAGTctgaaaccttagccctctcggttatcgaggtaagctggtctgaagGGAATTCCTCCCGGTGGGGGTTATATTCGTAACAGCAGAAAGGGGCTGTCCCATGACGCCagatcaatgtctgtgctcatgggggcgggccaatgacttagttaacTTTAAAGGGAATTGTGTTCCCTTTGattaaacagtttaaaatcacattacataatttcacaaacagtttcatctttactcatttaaacaagcgtacagtcaataacacaatagaagaaaaaaagaaagtctatatacagtgtgtgcaaatggcgtgaggaggtaaggcaatgaatagaccatagtagcaaagtaattacaatttagcaaattaacactggcgtgatagatgagcagatgatgatgtgcaagtagaaatactggtgtgcaaaagagcagaaagtaaataaaaacaatatggggatgaggtaggtagattgggtgggctatttacagatgggctatgtaacAGCTACAGCGATTGgctagctgctcagatagctgatgtttaaagttagtgagggaaatataagtctccaacttcagcgatttttgcaatccgtccaaaggaggtgttggctttggggatgatcagtgagatatacctgctggagtgcgtgctacgggtgggtgttgttatcgtgaccagtgaactgagataagggggggctttacctaacaaagactcgtagatgacctggagccagtaggtttggcaatgaatatgtagcgagggccattTAAAACAGCAGTTTTAATACGCTGGCTCGGCGACTCCGGAGAAGCAACTAAGAAATGTACATTGTTTACCGAGTTCAGGGACAGCTCTGTCTTGACCTTTTGGTCGTCCAGTCCAAGGAAATTATTCATATGTTCATGGTAACAACAAGAAATATATACCAAACCCAAACTGCATTGCCAGCTAAAGAGGTTAATGAACTAACACACAAATAAACAAAGGCTGGCCGAGTGTAACGGAAttcaaaactaacagaaaacaggtcaggaacgtgacactgagaGGTTTCTGGCCTCCTCTCTGTCCCGGACTGACCATCACACCTGAGTAATTATCAAGGCTTCCTGCCAGAGCACATCACCTAAACCAGTTGCTGCTGCCCCCTGGGGATGAGGTGTGGAAGTCTAGTAGGTTGTCTATCTATGTGCCTCACACTAATCTACCGCCCATATCATAACAATACTGGTCCTAGACCCATCGCTGGACTGGTCAGTACTAGTgttactactacaatactactacactaATACTACACTAATCTACCGCCCATATCACAACAATACTGCCTAGCCCTAGACCCATCGCTGGACTGGTCAGTACTAGTGTTACTACTGCAATACTACTACACTAATACTACACTAATCTACCCCCCATATCATAACATTACTGCCTAACCCTAGACCCATCGCTGGACTGGTCAGTATTAGTgttactactacaatactactacactaATACTACACTAATCTACCCCCCATATCATAACATTACCGCCTAGTCCTAGACCCATCACTGGACTGGTCAGTACTAGTgttactactacaatactactacactaATACTACACTAATAAATACTACTGCTATACTGCCACACTAAGACTACACTAATACtacactactactgttgcttaCGCCCATCGCTGGACTGGTCAGTAttttactactatattattacaatACTACTGCAATGCTACTAATAAACTAAACCTctactctctttccctcctccccatgcacctccctccccctccctcccctcaccctccctccccatGCACCTCCCTCCCcattcacctccctccctcctccctcctccctcctcctccctccctcctccctccctccccaggacAACCTGTCAGTGTTCCTCAGAGGCTGTGAGGAGTTGGGTCTGAAAGGTTCCCAGCTGTTTAATCCGGGAGACCTTCAGGACACCTCCATACAAGCCAACCtcaggtgagtgagtgagtgagtgagtataaATATATAACTAGGCCTTCTAGGAAGGCTACACGTCTCTGCCGAGAGCTTTGGTCACACGAGCTGGTTCCAGTGCAGCCTGAGCGTTCAGCCAGTCGAAACATACAAGTCAACGCTCGTGAGTGTCATTCAAAGACATGGTGAAACCACAAGACTGTGGGTAACTCCAACCCGGTTTAACAGCCTTCGTCTCAAAGACATGGTGAAACCACAAGACTGTGGGTAACTCCAACCCGGTTTAACAGCCTTCGTCTCAAAGACATGGTGAAACCACAAGACTGTGGGTAACTCCAACCCGGTTAACAGCCTTCGTCTCAAAGACATGGTGAAACCACATGGACTGTGGGTAACTCCAACCCGGTTTAACAGCCTTCGTCTCAAAGACATGGTGAAACCACAAGACTGTGGGTAACTCCAACCCGGTTTAACAGCCTTCGTCTCAAAGACATGGTGAAACCACATGACTGTGGGTAACTCCAACCCGGTTTAACAGCCTTCGTCTCAAAGACATGGTGAAACCACAAGACTGTGGGTAACTCCAACCCGGTTTAACAGCCTTCGTCTCAAAGACATGGTGAAACCACAAGACTGTGGGTAACTCCAACCCGGTTTAACAGCCTTCGTCAACTCGTTCGTGCTTGTCATTTTACTTACAACCAGTTAGCGAAGCTTAACATGGCGAATGAATCCGCATCCGGTGAGGNNNNNNNNNNNNNNNNNNNNNNNNNNNNNNNNNNNNNNNNNNNNNNNNNNNNNNNNNNNNNNNNNNNNNNNNNNNNNNNNNNNNNNNNNNNNNNNNNNNNNNNNNNNNNNNNNNNNNNNNNNNNNNNNNNNNNNNNNNNNNNNNNNNNNNNNNNNNNNNNNNNNNNNNNNNNNNNNNNNNNNNNNNNNNNNNNNNNNNNNNNNNNNNNNNNNNNNNNNNNNNNNNNNNNNNNNNNNNNNNNNNNNNNNNNNNNNNNNNNNNNNNNNNNNNNNNNNNNNNNNNNNNNNNNNNNNNNNNNNNNNNNNNNNNNNNNNNNNNNNNNNNNNNNNNNNNNNNNNNNNNNNNNNNNNNNNNNNNNNNNNNNNNNNNNNNNNNNNNNNNNNNNNNNNNNNNNNNNNNNNNNNNNNNNNNNNNNNNNNNNNNNNNNNNNNNNNNNNNNNNNNNNNNNNNNNNNNNNNNNNNNNNNNNNNNNNNNNNNNNNNNNNNNNNNNNNNNNNNNNctatagagacctgtagactatagagacccgtagagtatagagacctgtagactatagagacctgtagactatagagacctgtagactatagagacctgtagactatagagacctgtagactatagagacctgtagactatagagacctgtagagacctgtagagacctgtagagtatagagacctgtagactatagagacttgtagagtatagagacctgtagagacctgtagactatagagacctgtagactatagagacctgtagactatagagacctgtagagacctgtagactatagagacctgtagagacctgtagactatagagacctgtagactatagagacctgtagactatagagacctgtagactatagagacctgtagagacctgtagactatagagacctgtagagacctgtagactatagagacctgtagagacctgtagactatagagacctgtagactatagagacctgt from Salvelinus fontinalis isolate EN_2023a chromosome 5, ASM2944872v1, whole genome shotgun sequence encodes:
- the LOC129856175 gene encoding LIM and calponin homology domains-containing protein 1-like encodes the protein MASTGAEREDPHLPRDEPRHPETAFREAQKWIEEVTGKSFGEKDFRSGLENGILLCELLCSIRPGLVQKINRLPSPIAGLDNLSVFLRGCEELGLKGSQLFNPGDLQDTSIQANLSLRLKDMVKPHGLWVTPTRFNSLRLKDMVKPQDCG